One window from the genome of Roseofilum reptotaenium CS-1145 encodes:
- a CDS encoding DUF3727 domain-containing protein, whose amino-acid sequence MAQEAMENDPLTVFLTDSGGQELECTIEYSFTHENENYFVLLPKDTPVEIFVWQTSGEEENLVPVEDPSVIDELFNLAKAVLSEQNLQLKRTGITLTVEGDIPDLEEEDDEDIDADLESFQLLASFYFGEDEYEISTPLDPLFLLGKMADNGKATELSESELKKIEHLLPEIEQTLEEELLA is encoded by the coding sequence ATGGCTCAAGAAGCAATGGAGAACGATCCCCTGACTGTATTCTTAACCGATTCTGGGGGACAGGAATTAGAATGCACAATTGAATATTCCTTTACCCATGAAAACGAAAACTATTTCGTTTTACTGCCCAAAGATACCCCTGTCGAAATTTTTGTCTGGCAAACTTCTGGAGAGGAAGAAAATCTAGTTCCGGTAGAAGATCCCTCTGTGATTGATGAACTGTTTAACTTAGCTAAAGCGGTTTTATCCGAACAAAATCTGCAACTCAAACGTACCGGAATTACACTCACTGTAGAAGGAGATATTCCTGATTTAGAAGAAGAGGATGATGAAGATATTGATGCCGATCTCGAATCATTCCAGTTATTAGCCAGCTTCTATTTTGGTGAAGATGAGTATGAAATTTCCACACCTTTAGACCCACTTTTCTTGCTCGGGAAAATGGCAGATAATGGTAAAGCCACCGAGCTGTCTGAAAGTGAACTCAAGAAAATTGAACATTTA
- the ruvX gene encoding Holliday junction resolvase RuvX, with translation MISALGLDIGQKRIGVAGCDRLGLLATPLTTIYRESFETDVALLKPIIIEREVSILIIGLPYLMDGQLGTQAQQVQKYSDRLQQALQLPVEYVDERCTSLEAKEILVSRKRSPSHNKGLIDAQAAALILQRWLDNRA, from the coding sequence ATGATTTCAGCTTTGGGTTTGGATATCGGTCAGAAACGGATTGGGGTGGCAGGATGCGATCGCCTCGGATTACTCGCAACCCCTCTCACCACCATCTATCGTGAATCTTTTGAGACAGATGTGGCGCTCCTCAAACCGATCATTATTGAACGGGAAGTCAGTATTCTAATCATCGGTTTGCCCTATCTGATGGATGGACAATTAGGCACTCAAGCTCAACAAGTGCAAAAATATAGCGATCGCCTGCAACAGGCTCTTCAATTACCCGTCGAGTATGTAGATGAGCGCTGCACGTCCCTGGAAGCCAAAGAAATCCTCGTCTCCCGAAAACGCTCCCCATCTCACAATAAAGGATTAATTGATGCCCAAGCTGCCGCCTTAATTTTGCAACGTTGGCTCGACAATCGCGCATAA